From one Xiphophorus hellerii strain 12219 chromosome 18, Xiphophorus_hellerii-4.1, whole genome shotgun sequence genomic stretch:
- the LOC116737444 gene encoding extracellular calcium-sensing receptor-like, translating to MTSTQRWPEQGWALLHLLLVATFTQAEEQVCTQRGDPENPQLVKNGDIMLGGLFSFHTNWKERENTYMEKPLRLQCTSLNFREFQLAQAMLFAIEEINNSSDLLPGISLGYKIYDTCGSIARSVRVALSLVNSNEMVASPAEECTRPAQVQAIMGETSSSPCTAIATIMGPFHIPLISHFATCACLSDKIKYPSFLRTIPSDYYQSRALAHLVKHFGWTWVGAVRSNEDYGNNGMATFIETAQHLGICVEYSVSFFRTDPSDKIQKIIDIIKASTSKVIVTFLSHMDLDVLLHELSGHNLTGYQWVGTEAWIFDSQTAEGDTNHILDGAIGLSIPQAHVTGLREFMLDVRPLNSSNADLFSEFWEALFSCKFRLSKSTEIQRECTGEEDINGVENSFTDMSLMPIFNNVYKGVYAVAHALHNILGCNKTCDKNKQLDPFTILQHIQRSNFTTKEGDRVFFNKNGDPAAKYEIINWQPGENGIVNFVTVGLYDATLPANKQMNLQNKSIIWTQNSPEVPVSVCSETCPPGTRKVLQKGKPVCCYDCMSCAEGEMSNSTDAVTCVRCPPESWSNDRRDVCIKKEAEFLSYDEIMGILLTAASLFGTCITSFVAFIFYRHRKTPLVRANNSELSFLLLFSLTLCFLCSLTFIGRPSEWSCMLRHTAFGITFVLCISCVLGKTMVVLMAFKATLPGRNVMKWFGPTQQRLSVMSFTLVQVIICILWLTISPPFPSKNIKAYKDKIILECALGSAVGFWAVLGYIGLLAMLCFICAFLARKLPDNFNEAKFITFSMLIFCAVWITFIPAYVSSPGKFSVAVEIFAILASTFGLLICIFIPKCYVMLLKPDRNTKKHIMGKGAAK from the exons ATGACGTCGACACAGAGGTGGCCGGAGCAGGGCTGGGCACTTTTACATTTGCTCCTGGTGGCAACTTTCACCCAGGCAGAGGAGCAGGTGTGCACTCAGAGAGGAGACCCTGAAAACCCCCAGCTAGTGAAGAACGGAGACATTATGTTAGGAGGACTCTTCTCTTTCCACACCAActggaaagaaagagagaacaCCTACATGGAAAAGCCCCTACGGCTGCAATGCACTAG CTTGAATTTCAGAGAGTTCCAGTTGGCCCAGGCTATGCTTTTTGCCATCGAGGAGATAAACAACAGCTCAGACCTGCTGCCAGGCATCTCGCTGGGCTATAAGATATACGACACTTGTGGATCCATTGCTAGAAGCGTGAGAGTTGCACTGTCCTTGGTTAACAGTAATGAAATGGTGGCTTCGCCTGCAGAAGAATGCACAAGACCTGCGCAGGTGCAGGCCATAATGGGGGAAACGTCTTCTTCTCCTTGCACGGCGATAGCCACCATCATGGGTCCATTTCATATCCCACTG ATCAGCCACTTTGCCACGTGTGCTTGTCTCAGCGATAAAATCAAGTACCCATCATTTCTCAGAACAATACCCAGCGACTATTATCAGAGCAGAGCCCTTGCGCACCTGGTGAAGCACTTTGGTTGGACTTGGGTCGGAGCCGTGAGGTCAAATGAAGATTATGGAAACAATGGGATGGCCACGTTCATTGAAACTGCGCAGCATCTGGGCATCTGTGTGGAATATTCCGTCTCGTTCTTTAGAACCGATCCATcggacaaaatacaaaaaataatagaCATTATCAAAGCTTCTACTTCAAAAGTGATTGTCACTTTCCTCTCCCACATGGATTTGGATGTACTGCTGCACGAGCTGTCGGGCCACAACTTGACCGGCTACCAGTGGGTGGGGACCGAGGCTTGGATCTTTGATTCTCAAACCGCCGAAGGTGACACCAACCATATTTTAGACGGAGCGATAGGCCTTTCCATTCCCCAGGCACACGTGACGGGACTGAGAGAGTTCATGCTCGACGTGAGGCCTCTGAATTCGTCAAACGCAGACTTGTTTTCTGAGTTCTGGGAGGCCTTGTTCAGCTGCAAGTTCAGACTATCAAAATCAACAGAGATCCAGAGAGAATGCACTGGAGAGGAAGACATAAACGGAGTGGAGAACAGCTTCACTGACATGTCCCTCATGCCTATTTTTAACAACGTCTATAAGGGAGTGTATGCTGTGGCTCACGCTCTGCACAACATCTTGGGCTGTAACAAAACGTGCGACAAAAATAAGCAGCTAGATCCGTTCACG ATTTTACAGCACATACAAAGGAGTAATTTCACTACAAAAGAAGGGGATCGGGTTTTCTTTAACAAGAACGGAGACCCTGCTGCAAAGTACGAAATTATAAACTGGCAGCCGGGAGAAAATGGCATTGTGAACTTTGTCACGGTTGGTCTTTATGACGCAACGTTGCCGGCcaacaaacaaatgaatctGCAAAATAAGTCCATCATTTGGACACAAAATTCACCTGAG GTCCCCGTGTCGGTTTGCAGTGAGACGTGTCCCCCAGGAACACGTAAGGTTCTCCAGAAAGGAAAGCCTGTGTGCTGCTACGACTGCATGAGTTGTGCAGAAGGAGAAATGAGCAACAGCACAG ATGCTGTGACCTGTGTGAGATGCCCCCCTGAATCCTGGTCAAATGACAGAAGAGATGTCTGTATAAAGAAAGAAGCTGAATTTCTGTCTTACGATGAAATTATGGGAATATTGCTCACAGCCGCCTCTTTATTCGGAACATGCATAACTTCTTTCGTAGCGTTTATTTTCTACAGACACAGGAAAACTCCTCTTGTGAGGGCAAACAACTCTGAGctgagcttcctgctgctcttctccTTGACCTTGTGTTTCCTCTGCTCTCTGACCTTTATCGGTCGGCCCTCTGAGTGGTCCTGCATGCTGCGGCACACGGCGTTCGGCATCACCTTCGTCCTCTGCATCTCCTGTGTCCTGGGCAAAACGATGGTGGTTTTAATGGCGTTCAAAGCCACACTTCCTGGCAGAAATGTGATGAAGTGGTTTGGGCCTACGCAGCAGAGGCTCAGTGTTATGAGTTTCACTCTGGTGCAGGTGATCATCTGCATCCTCTGGTTAACCATTTCCCCTCCTTTTCCGTCCAAGAACATTAAAGCGTATAAGGATAAAATCATCTTGGAGTGTGCTCTGGGGTCAGCTGTGGGATTCTGGGCTGTGCTTGGGTACATAGGACTTCTCGCCATGTTGTGTTTCATTTGTGCGTTTCTGGCTCGTAAGTTGCCTGATAATTTCAATGAAGCCAAATTCATCACCTTCAGCATGTTGATATTCTGCGCGGTGTGGATCACTTTCATCCCAGCGTACGTCAGCTCGCCTGGGAAGTTCAGTGTGGCTGTAGAAATATTTGCTATCCTGGCCTCCACCTTTGGATTgctgatttgtatttttattccaaaatgCTACGTGATGCTActgaaaccagacagaaatacTAAAAAACACATTATGGGGAAAGGAGCAGCAAAATGA
- the LOC116737438 gene encoding extracellular calcium-sensing receptor-like yields MPPDDFAFPDNMVSAQRWAEHGCTFLQLLLLVSFSHTQVPFCRPVGDLETPQLSKDGDIILGGIFSFHSSWKNRENTYTQKPLPLECISLNFREFQFAQSMLFAIEEINNSTDLLPGISLGYDIYDTCGSIARSVKVALALTNDDSNVSSTSEGPCMKAAQVQAIMGETSSSPSTAIATVIGPFNIPLISHFATCACLSDKTKYPSFLRTIPSDYYQSRALAHLVKHFGWTWVGAVRTNDDYGNNGMATFTETAEQLGVCLEYSVSFFRTDPLEKIQKIIEIMKSSTSKVIVAFLSHMDMDVLMHELSPHNLTGHQWIGSESWIFDSQIAAMDKNHILDGAIGLSVPKARVGGLREFMFNVEPLNSANSELFTEFWEALFSCKFKESESAEFQSKCTGHEDLTEVENSFTDMSLMPIFNNVYKGVYAVAHALHDILSCNKTCNDNVRLDPTTILQHLKKIHFKTKEGDEVYFNENGDPTGTYEIINWQPGENGMVDFVTVGLYDASLPADKKLNLTNSALIWTQNSLEVPVSVCSETCPPGTRKVLQKGKPVCCHDCVKCAEGEISNTTDSVTCVRCPLETWSNEARDACVKKEAVFLSYGEIMGALLTAASLFGTCLTAIVTVIFFRYRKTPLVRANNSELSFLLLFSLTLCFLCSLTFIGEPSEWSCMLRHTAFGITFVLCLSCVLGKTIVVLMAFKATLPGKNVMKWFGPTQQRLSVLTFTVVQVIICILWLTISPPFPFRNFNEIKDKIILECSLGSAVGFWSVLGYIGLLAVLCFTLAFLARKLPDNFNEAKFITFSMLIFCAVWITFIPAYVSSPGKLSVAVEIFAILASTFGLLFCIFIPKCYVMLLKPEKNTKKNMMGKGQSKLF; encoded by the exons ATGCCACCCGACGACTTCGCTTTTCCAGACAACATGGTGTCTGCACAGAGGTGGGCAGAGCATGGCTGCACATTTTTACAGTTGCTGCTCTTAGTGTCTTTCTCACACACCCAGGTGCCGTTCTGCAGGCCGGTAGGGGACCTGGAGACCCCTCAGCTGTCTAAGGATGGGGACATTATCTTGGGTGgaatcttttcttttcacagcagctggaagaaCAGAGAAAACACTTACACACAAAAGCCACTGCCACTGGAATGCATCAG CTTGAATTTCAGAGAGTTCCAGTTTGCTCAGTCCATGCTTTTTGCCATCGAGGAGATAAATAACAGCACAGACCTGCTGCCGGGCATATCACTCGGTTATGACATCTACGACACTTGCGGCTCCATCGCCAGAAGTGTAAAAGTCGCCCTTGCCTTGACAAATGATGACAGCAATGTGTCTTCAACCTCTGAGGGTCCATGTATGAAAGCAGCACAGGTGCAGGCCATCATGGGAGAAACATCCTCCTCTCCAAGCACAGCGATAGCCACCGTCATCGGACCATTTAATATCCCACTG ATCAGCCATTTTGCCACATGTGCTTGTCTCAGTGATAAAACCAAGTATCCATCTTTTCTAAGAACAATACCCAGTGACTACTATCAGAGCAGAGCTCTGGCTCATCTGGTCAAGCATTTTGGCTGGACTTGGGTCGGAGCCGTCAGAACCAACGACGACTACGGCAACAACGGCATGGCGACGTTCACAGAGACTGCAGAGCAGCTGGGCGTCTGCCTGGAATattctgtctctttcttcagaaCGGATCCTTTAGAGAAAATCCAAAAGATCATTGAAATTATGAAGTCTTCCACCTCAAAGGTTATTGTCGCTTTCCTTTCCCACATGGACATGGACGTGCTTATGCACGAGCTGTCGCCTCACAATTTGACCGGGCATCAGTGGATCGGCAGTGAGTCCTGGATCTTTGACTCTCAAATTGCAGCAATGGATAAGAATCACATTCTGGACGGAGCGATCGGCCTTTCCGTTCCTAAAGCGAGAGTCGGTGGACTCAGAGAGTTCATGTTTAATGTTGAGCCCCTGAATTCGGCCAATAGTGAGTTATTTACTGAGTTCTGGGAGGCGTTGTTCAGCTGTAAGTTCAAGGAGTCAGAGTCAGCTGAATTTCAAAGCAAATGTACAGGACATGAGGATCTGACAGAAGTGGAAAACAGCTTCACTGACATGTCCCTCATGCccatttttaataatgtgtatAAGGGAGTGTATGCAGTGGCTCATGCTCTGCATGATATTCTCAGCTGCAATAAAACATGCAACGACAACGTGCGGCTAGACCCGACGACG ATTTTACAGCACCTAaagaaaattcattttaaaacaaaggaaGGTGATGAGGTGTATTTTAATGAGAATGGAGACCCAACAGGAACTTATGAAATAATAAACTGGCAACCAGGAGAAAACGGCATGGTGGATTTTGTGACTGTTGGTCTGTATGATGCATCGTTGCCTGCAGACAAAAAGCTCAATTTGACAAACAGCGCTCTAATTTGGACACAGAACTCGCTGGAG GTTCCTGTGTCAGTTTGCAGTGAAACGTGTCCACCGGGAACACGCAAAGTCCTGCAGAAAGGAAAACCTGTTTGCTGCCACGACTGTGTCAAGTGTGCAGAAGGAGAAATAAGCAACACCACAG ATTCAGTCACCTGTGTGAGATGCCCCCTTGAAACCTGGTCAAACGAGGCAAGAGATGCCTGTGTAAAGAAAGAGGCCGTGTTTCTGTCGTATGGGGAGATTATGGGAGCGCTGCTCACTGCAGCGTCTCTGTTCGGAACGTGCTTGACTGCCATTGTTACAGTCATCTTCTTCAGATACAGAAAAACTCCTCTCGTGAGGGCCAACAACTCTGAGctgagcttcctgctgctcttctccCTGACTCTGTGCTTCCTCTGCTCTCTGACCTTTATCGGCGAACCCTCTGAGTGGTCCTGCATGCTGCGGCACACAGCCTTCGGCATCACCTTTGTGCTCTGCCTCTCTTGTGTCCTGGGGAAAACCATAGTGGTTCTAATGGCATTCAAAGCCACGCTGCCaggaaaaaatgtgatgaagTGGTTCGGACCGACACAGCAGAGACTCAGCGTTCTCACTTTCACTGTTGTGCAAGTGATCATCTGTATCCTCTGGTTGACGATTTCACCTCCTTTCCCATTTAGGAATTTCAACgaaatcaaagacaaaatcaTCTTGGAGTGTTCTCTGGGGTCGGCTGTGGGCTTCTGGTCGGTGCTCGGGTACATAGGACTCCTCGCTGTGTTGTGCTTCACTTTGGCTTTTCTGGCTCGGAAACTTCCTGACAATTTCAACGAAGCTAAGTTCATCACGTTCAGCATGCTGATCTTCTGCGCCGTGTGGATCACTTTCATCCCAGCGTACGTCAGCTCGCCTGGGAAGTTAAGTGTTGCAGTGGAGATTTTTGCCATTTTAGCCTCTACTTTTGGTTTGCTGTTTTGTATCTTCATCCCTAAATGTTATGTAATGCTGCTAAAACCGGAAAAAAACACGAAAAAGAACATGATGGGGAAGGGGCAATCAAAGTTATTCTGA